The Verrucomicrobiia bacterium genomic interval CCGGCTGCTCCTGCTCGGCCATATAGACCACCCCACAGCCACCTTCCCCGATTTGTTGCAGCAGCTTGTAGTTGCCGACAATCCTGTGCACGGCTGCATCCGCGCCCACGCCAGGCCCGGCCAGCCGGAAGGGCGGGCCGGTGGGCAACATCTCCGGCGGCCCGCAATCATCGGCGGCCAGGCCCAGTTGGAGCAAGCATGCCAGACAATGGCCAACGGTGGCATTGGCAGCCAACTCCGCCCCGCAACGGGCGCAGGTCAATATTCGCATTTCGTCCATTTGTTAGCGGGCCTTTGCGGTTGTTTCACAAGGAATCCGGCAAAGATGTTACAGAAATCAAAACAGGCTCTCAGGCCGTGAAGGAGGCAAAGAGATGCCGGATTTCTTCGTCCACATCGGCGGGATGGGCAACGGTCTGCGCAATTTCCTCGCGCAGCAGTTGGCCAAAGCGCCGCCGCATCCGGTGGAGCGCCACCCGCACCGCCCCTTGGCTCAGGCCCAAAGCGCCGGCCCAATGGGCATAGCCGCCCGGTCCCGGTTCCTGCGTCAAACTGGGCTCGAGCTGCGCCAGTAATTCCGCTTTTCCTCCGGCGCGGTATTCCTCTCGCAGGCGAGCCAGAACACCATCGACCAGCGCCGCGGCCCAGTGGCGGTCAAACAGCTTCTCGGGTGAAGCCGGCACAGCCGGTTCCAGGCTGTAAAGTCCCTCGGCTGCCGGCTGGTCGAGAGAAAGGACCTGGCGCCCGCCGCCGCGTTTGGCGGTGTGCTGCTTGTCCCGTTCGTTGCTTAGGAACTTTGTCAATGAGGCGAGCAAAAAGGTGCGAAATTTGCCCTTCTGCCGGTCCGCTTTTTTCAAGGTATCCATCTCGATCAGATGGGCGAAGAAACCTTGGGTGAGGTCTTCGGCCTCCTCGTAGTCCGACCCGCGTCGCCGGATGAAGGCATAAATTGGGTACCAATACTTGCTGCAGAGCTGATCCAGGGCAAGCGTAGCGCCGGCCAGATCGTCATGTCCGGCCGTGACCACCACGCTCCAGTGCGTCGTCGAGAAGGCCGCCCCTTTGTCGTGGCTAAAGTGGGGGTAATCACCGGCCGGCGGATAGTGATCGGGCGGGTCCATTGGGTTTCCCAAATGTTTCCCAAGCCGCGCCAGAGCGCAACTTAAATCCAGCACTTAAATCCAGCAGTCTTCATTTTAAAGCCTGAAAGCAGAAAACGGAAAAAATTACCGCAATCATCCTCCATGGTCGTTAAGGGGAGCGGGCCATTTTCAAAAAAGCTCTGAATTCTTGTAACAATTCTCGATCAATCCTTGTGAATGGATGTGGTGGTCTATCTTGCCACCTTAAACGGGTAGATGAGCCGCAGAAAAGCGCAGATGAACGCAGATTTCAAAGGGGGTGGCCGGCGTAGGG includes:
- a CDS encoding sigma-70 family RNA polymerase sigma factor codes for the protein MDPPDHYPPAGDYPHFSHDKGAAFSTTHWSVVVTAGHDDLAGATLALDQLCSKYWYPIYAFIRRRGSDYEEAEDLTQGFFAHLIEMDTLKKADRQKGKFRTFLLASLTKFLSNERDKQHTAKRGGGRQVLSLDQPAAEGLYSLEPAVPASPEKLFDRHWAAALVDGVLARLREEYRAGGKAELLAQLEPSLTQEPGPGGYAHWAGALGLSQGAVRVALHRMRRRFGQLLREEIAQTVAHPADVDEEIRHLFASFTA